A stretch of Rhinopithecus roxellana isolate Shanxi Qingling chromosome 12, ASM756505v1, whole genome shotgun sequence DNA encodes these proteins:
- the ZC3H12A gene encoding endoribonuclease ZC3H12A isoform X3, translated as MPPDDPLGRHGPSLDNFLRKKPLTLEHRKQPCPYGRKCTYGIKCRFFHPERPSCPQRSVADELRANALLSPPRAPSKDKSGRRPSPSSQSSPLLTESEQCSLDGKKLGAQGSPGPRQEGLTQTYAPSGRSLPPSGGSGSSFGPTDWLPQTLDSLPYVSQDCLDSGIGSLESQMSELWGVRGGGPGEPGPHRAPYTGYSPYGSELPATAAFSAFGRAMGAGHFSVPADYPPPPPAFPPREYWSEPYPLPPPTPVLQEPPVQSPGAGRSPWGRAGSLAKEQASVYTKLCGVFPPHLVEAVMGRFPQLLDPQQLAAEILSYKSQHPSE; from the exons ATGCCTCCCGATGACCCACTGGGCCGGCACgggcccagcctggacaacttccTGCGTAAGAAGCCACTCACTTTGGAGCACAGGAAGCAGCCGTGTCCCTATG GGAGGAAATGCACCTACGGGATCAAGTGCCGATTTTTCCACCCAGAGCGGCCAAGCTGCCCCCAGCGCTCTGTGGCAGATGAGCTCCGCGCCAATGCTCTCCTCTCACCCCCCAGGGCCCCAAGCAAGGACAAAAGTGGCCGGCGGCCTTCACCTTCATCCCAGTCCAGTCCTCTGCTAACCGAAAGTGAGCAATGCAGCCTGGATGGGAAGAAGCTGGGGGCCCAGGGATCCCCAGGGCCCCGCCAGGAGGGTCTAACACAGACCTATGCCCCATCAGGCAGGAGCCTCCCACCTAGTGGGGGCAGTGGCAGCAGCTTCGGGCCCACGGACTGGCTCCCGCAGACTCTGGACTCACTCCCGTACGTCTCCCAGGATTGCCTGGACTCCGGCATTGGCTCCCTGGAGAGCCAGATGTCGGAACTGTGGGGGGTTCGAGGAGGAGGCCCTGGTGAGCCAGGCCCACACCGAGCCCCTTACACGGGCTACAGTCCCTATGGATCTGAGCTCCCAGCCACTGCGGCCTTCTCTGCCTTTGGCCGGGCCATGGGTGCTGGCCACTTCAGTGTCCCTGCCGACTACCCACCTCCGCCCCCTGCCTTTCCACCTCGAGAGTACTGGTCTGAACCATACCCACTGCCCCCACCCACACCAGTCCTTCAAGAGCCCCCAGTGCAGAGCCCAGGGGCTGGCAGGAGCCCgtggggcagggcaggcagcCTGGCCAAGGAGCAGGCCAGCGTGTATACCAAGCTGTGTGGTGTGTTTCCCCCGCACCTGGTGGAGGCCGTGATGGGGCGCTTCCCACAGCTCCTGGACCCCCAGCAGCTGGCTGCCGAGATCCTCTCTTACAAGTCCCAGCACCCCAGTGAGTAA
- the ZC3H12A gene encoding endoribonuclease ZC3H12A isoform X2: MSGPCGEKPVLEASPTMSLWEFEDSHSHSRQGTPRPAHEPAAEEASAVELQMKVDFFRKLGYSSTEIHSVLQKLGVQADTNTVLGELVKHGTATERERQASPDPCPQLPLVPRGGGTPKAPNLEPPLPEEDKEGSDLRPVVIDGSNVAMSHGNKEVFSCRGILLAVNWFLERGHTDITVFVPSWRKEQPRPDVPITDQHILWELEKKKILVFTPSRRVGGKRVVCYDDRFIVKLAYESDGIVVSNDTYRDLQGERQEWKRFIEERLLMYSFVNDKFMPPDDPLGRHGPSLDNFLRKKPLTLEHRKQPCPYGRKCTYGIKCRFFHPERPSCPQRSVADELRANALLSPPRAPSKDKSGRRPSPSSQSSPLLTESRSLPPSGGSGSSFGPTDWLPQTLDSLPYVSQDCLDSGIGSLESQMSELWGVRGGGPGEPGPHRAPYTGYSPYGSELPATAAFSAFGRAMGAGHFSVPADYPPPPPAFPPREYWSEPYPLPPPTPVLQEPPVQSPGAGRSPWGRAGSLAKEQASVYTKLCGVFPPHLVEAVMGRFPQLLDPQQLAAEILSYKSQHPSE; this comes from the exons ATGAGTGGCCCCTGTGGAGAGAAGCCTGTCCTGGAAGCCAGCCCCACCATGAGTCTGTGGGAATTTGAGGACAGCCATAGCCACAGCCGTCAGGGCACCCCCAGGCCAGCCCACGAGCCGGCAGCTGAGGAGGCCTCGGCCGTGGAACTGCAAATGAAGGTGGACTTCTTCCGGAAGCTGGGCTATTCATCCACGGAGATCCACAGCGTCCTACAGAAGCTGGGCGTCCAGGCAGACACCAACACGGTGCTGGGCGAGCTGGTGAAACACGGGACGGCCACCGAGCGGGAGCGCCAGGCCTCACCGGACCCCTGCCCTCAGCTCCCTCTAGTCCCGCGGGGTGGGGGCACCCCTAAGGCTCCCAACCTGGAACCTCCACTCCCAGAGGAGGACAAGGAGGGCAGTGACCTGAGACCAGTGGTCATCGATGGGAGCAACGTAGCCATGAG ccATGGGAACAAGGAGGTCTTCTCCTGCCGGGGCATCCTGCTGGCAGTGAACTGGTTTCTGGAGCGGGGCCACACAGACATCACAGTGTTTGTGCCATCCTGGAGGAAGGAGCAGCCTCGGCCCGATGTGCCCATCACAG ACCAGCACATCCTGTGGGAACTGGAGAAGAAGAAGATCCTGGTGTTCACACCATCGCGGCGCGTGGGTGGCAAGCGGGTGGTGTGCTATGACGACAGATTCATCGTGAAGCTGGCCTACGAATCTGATGGGATCGTGGTTTCCAACGACACGTACCGTGACCTCCAGGGCGAGCGGCAGGAGTGGAAGCGCTTCATCGAGGAGCGGCTGCTCATGTACTCCTTCGTCAATGACAA GTTTATGCCTCCCGATGACCCACTGGGCCGGCACgggcccagcctggacaacttccTGCGTAAGAAGCCACTCACTTTGGAGCACAGGAAGCAGCCGTGTCCCTATG GGAGGAAATGCACCTACGGGATCAAGTGCCGATTTTTCCACCCAGAGCGGCCAAGCTGCCCCCAGCGCTCTGTGGCAGATGAGCTCCGCGCCAATGCTCTCCTCTCACCCCCCAGGGCCCCAAGCAAGGACAAAAGTGGCCGGCGGCCTTCACCTTCATCCCAGTCCAGTCCTCTGCTAACCGAAA GCAGGAGCCTCCCACCTAGTGGGGGCAGTGGCAGCAGCTTCGGGCCCACGGACTGGCTCCCGCAGACTCTGGACTCACTCCCGTACGTCTCCCAGGATTGCCTGGACTCCGGCATTGGCTCCCTGGAGAGCCAGATGTCGGAACTGTGGGGGGTTCGAGGAGGAGGCCCTGGTGAGCCAGGCCCACACCGAGCCCCTTACACGGGCTACAGTCCCTATGGATCTGAGCTCCCAGCCACTGCGGCCTTCTCTGCCTTTGGCCGGGCCATGGGTGCTGGCCACTTCAGTGTCCCTGCCGACTACCCACCTCCGCCCCCTGCCTTTCCACCTCGAGAGTACTGGTCTGAACCATACCCACTGCCCCCACCCACACCAGTCCTTCAAGAGCCCCCAGTGCAGAGCCCAGGGGCTGGCAGGAGCCCgtggggcagggcaggcagcCTGGCCAAGGAGCAGGCCAGCGTGTATACCAAGCTGTGTGGTGTGTTTCCCCCGCACCTGGTGGAGGCCGTGATGGGGCGCTTCCCACAGCTCCTGGACCCCCAGCAGCTGGCTGCCGAGATCCTCTCTTACAAGTCCCAGCACCCCAGTGAGTAA
- the ZC3H12A gene encoding endoribonuclease ZC3H12A isoform X1, which yields MSGPCGEKPVLEASPTMSLWEFEDSHSHSRQGTPRPAHEPAAEEASAVELQMKVDFFRKLGYSSTEIHSVLQKLGVQADTNTVLGELVKHGTATERERQASPDPCPQLPLVPRGGGTPKAPNLEPPLPEEDKEGSDLRPVVIDGSNVAMSHGNKEVFSCRGILLAVNWFLERGHTDITVFVPSWRKEQPRPDVPITDQHILWELEKKKILVFTPSRRVGGKRVVCYDDRFIVKLAYESDGIVVSNDTYRDLQGERQEWKRFIEERLLMYSFVNDKFMPPDDPLGRHGPSLDNFLRKKPLTLEHRKQPCPYGRKCTYGIKCRFFHPERPSCPQRSVADELRANALLSPPRAPSKDKSGRRPSPSSQSSPLLTESEQCSLDGKKLGAQGSPGPRQEGLTQTYAPSGRSLPPSGGSGSSFGPTDWLPQTLDSLPYVSQDCLDSGIGSLESQMSELWGVRGGGPGEPGPHRAPYTGYSPYGSELPATAAFSAFGRAMGAGHFSVPADYPPPPPAFPPREYWSEPYPLPPPTPVLQEPPVQSPGAGRSPWGRAGSLAKEQASVYTKLCGVFPPHLVEAVMGRFPQLLDPQQLAAEILSYKSQHPSE from the exons ATGAGTGGCCCCTGTGGAGAGAAGCCTGTCCTGGAAGCCAGCCCCACCATGAGTCTGTGGGAATTTGAGGACAGCCATAGCCACAGCCGTCAGGGCACCCCCAGGCCAGCCCACGAGCCGGCAGCTGAGGAGGCCTCGGCCGTGGAACTGCAAATGAAGGTGGACTTCTTCCGGAAGCTGGGCTATTCATCCACGGAGATCCACAGCGTCCTACAGAAGCTGGGCGTCCAGGCAGACACCAACACGGTGCTGGGCGAGCTGGTGAAACACGGGACGGCCACCGAGCGGGAGCGCCAGGCCTCACCGGACCCCTGCCCTCAGCTCCCTCTAGTCCCGCGGGGTGGGGGCACCCCTAAGGCTCCCAACCTGGAACCTCCACTCCCAGAGGAGGACAAGGAGGGCAGTGACCTGAGACCAGTGGTCATCGATGGGAGCAACGTAGCCATGAG ccATGGGAACAAGGAGGTCTTCTCCTGCCGGGGCATCCTGCTGGCAGTGAACTGGTTTCTGGAGCGGGGCCACACAGACATCACAGTGTTTGTGCCATCCTGGAGGAAGGAGCAGCCTCGGCCCGATGTGCCCATCACAG ACCAGCACATCCTGTGGGAACTGGAGAAGAAGAAGATCCTGGTGTTCACACCATCGCGGCGCGTGGGTGGCAAGCGGGTGGTGTGCTATGACGACAGATTCATCGTGAAGCTGGCCTACGAATCTGATGGGATCGTGGTTTCCAACGACACGTACCGTGACCTCCAGGGCGAGCGGCAGGAGTGGAAGCGCTTCATCGAGGAGCGGCTGCTCATGTACTCCTTCGTCAATGACAA GTTTATGCCTCCCGATGACCCACTGGGCCGGCACgggcccagcctggacaacttccTGCGTAAGAAGCCACTCACTTTGGAGCACAGGAAGCAGCCGTGTCCCTATG GGAGGAAATGCACCTACGGGATCAAGTGCCGATTTTTCCACCCAGAGCGGCCAAGCTGCCCCCAGCGCTCTGTGGCAGATGAGCTCCGCGCCAATGCTCTCCTCTCACCCCCCAGGGCCCCAAGCAAGGACAAAAGTGGCCGGCGGCCTTCACCTTCATCCCAGTCCAGTCCTCTGCTAACCGAAAGTGAGCAATGCAGCCTGGATGGGAAGAAGCTGGGGGCCCAGGGATCCCCAGGGCCCCGCCAGGAGGGTCTAACACAGACCTATGCCCCATCAGGCAGGAGCCTCCCACCTAGTGGGGGCAGTGGCAGCAGCTTCGGGCCCACGGACTGGCTCCCGCAGACTCTGGACTCACTCCCGTACGTCTCCCAGGATTGCCTGGACTCCGGCATTGGCTCCCTGGAGAGCCAGATGTCGGAACTGTGGGGGGTTCGAGGAGGAGGCCCTGGTGAGCCAGGCCCACACCGAGCCCCTTACACGGGCTACAGTCCCTATGGATCTGAGCTCCCAGCCACTGCGGCCTTCTCTGCCTTTGGCCGGGCCATGGGTGCTGGCCACTTCAGTGTCCCTGCCGACTACCCACCTCCGCCCCCTGCCTTTCCACCTCGAGAGTACTGGTCTGAACCATACCCACTGCCCCCACCCACACCAGTCCTTCAAGAGCCCCCAGTGCAGAGCCCAGGGGCTGGCAGGAGCCCgtggggcagggcaggcagcCTGGCCAAGGAGCAGGCCAGCGTGTATACCAAGCTGTGTGGTGTGTTTCCCCCGCACCTGGTGGAGGCCGTGATGGGGCGCTTCCCACAGCTCCTGGACCCCCAGCAGCTGGCTGCCGAGATCCTCTCTTACAAGTCCCAGCACCCCAGTGAGTAA